A single genomic interval of Nocardioides nitrophenolicus harbors:
- a CDS encoding DsbA family oxidoreductase: MRIEIWADVVCPWCYIGKRRLEGALSSFEHRDEVEVVYRSYELDPFAPEVGTETTVQVLARKFGSDEAGTRAMMARADEVAAGEGLEFAHADALHARTLTAHRLLHLAASEGRQHELMEQVLAAYFTRGESLGDHDVLRRAATAAGLDAERVEEVLGSDEFRDEVMADVAQARAYGSSGVPFFVLDGRFGISGAQPTEVFEQALAQAWESRVG, from the coding sequence GTGCGTATCGAGATCTGGGCCGACGTCGTGTGTCCGTGGTGCTACATCGGCAAGCGCCGCCTGGAGGGCGCGCTGTCATCCTTCGAGCACCGCGACGAGGTCGAGGTGGTCTACCGCTCCTACGAGTTGGACCCGTTCGCGCCCGAGGTCGGCACCGAGACCACGGTGCAGGTGCTGGCCCGCAAGTTCGGCTCCGACGAGGCCGGCACCCGCGCGATGATGGCCCGCGCCGACGAGGTCGCCGCCGGCGAGGGCCTCGAGTTCGCCCACGCCGACGCGCTGCACGCCCGCACCCTCACCGCGCACCGGCTGCTCCACCTGGCCGCGTCCGAGGGCCGGCAGCACGAGCTGATGGAGCAGGTGCTGGCGGCGTACTTCACCCGCGGGGAGTCGCTCGGCGACCACGACGTACTGCGTCGCGCCGCCACCGCGGCGGGGCTGGACGCCGAGCGGGTCGAGGAGGTGCTCGGCAGCGACGAGTTCCGCGACGAGGTGATGGCCGACGTCGCGCAGGCGCGCGCGTACGGATCGAGCGGCGTGCCGTTCTTCGTGCTCGACGGGCGCTTCGGGATTTCGGGCGCGCAGCCCACCGAGGTGTTCGAGCAGGCGCTCGCGCAGGCCTGGGAGTCGCGGGTCGGCTGA
- a CDS encoding MaoC family dehydratase, with protein sequence MRVFTTFEELTEAAGTDLGSSDWVTIDQRRVNQFADATGDHQWIHVDLERAKEGPFGGTIAHGYLTLSLVPWLGSQVFTLRTPGAKLNYGVNKVRFPTPLLVGKRIRLHVRLGEVVDIASGKQLTVQHTVEIEDEAKPACVAETVVLLLP encoded by the coding sequence ATGCGCGTTTTCACGACGTTCGAGGAGCTCACCGAGGCCGCCGGGACCGATCTCGGGTCCAGCGACTGGGTCACCATCGACCAGCGCCGGGTCAACCAGTTCGCCGACGCGACCGGCGACCACCAGTGGATCCACGTCGACCTGGAGCGCGCGAAGGAGGGACCCTTCGGCGGCACCATCGCCCACGGCTACCTGACCCTGTCGCTCGTGCCGTGGCTGGGCTCGCAGGTGTTCACCCTGCGTACCCCCGGCGCCAAGCTCAACTACGGCGTCAACAAGGTCCGCTTCCCCACTCCCCTGCTGGTCGGCAAGCGGATCCGGCTGCACGTCCGGCTGGGCGAGGTCGTCGACATCGCGAGCGGGAAGCAGCTGACCGTCCAGCACACCGTCGAGATCGAGGACGAGGCCAAGCCGGCCTGCGTCGCGGAGACCGTGGTGCTGCTGCTGCCGTAG
- the efeU gene encoding iron uptake transporter permease EfeU codes for MLANFLIGLREGLEAALVVSILVAYLVKSERRELLPRIWAGVGIAVAVALAFGAALTFGPRGLTFEAQEAIGGTLSIVAVAFVTWMIFWMSTAARGLGTELRGQIDRAAEGGRWSLVVVAMLAVGREGLETALFLWAATQAGTRDTVGTVTPTWEPLVGALLGILVAVALGYLIYRGAIRLNLTVFFTWTGAFLILVAGGVLAYGIHDLQEAGILPGLHTLAFDVSDAIPPSSWYGTLLKGVFNFSPATTWLEAAAWLLYVVPVGGLFLFRTRFVRPTRQLQEH; via the coding sequence GTGCTCGCCAACTTCCTGATCGGACTGCGCGAAGGCCTCGAGGCCGCGCTGGTCGTCAGCATCCTGGTGGCCTATCTGGTGAAGTCGGAGCGCCGTGAGCTGCTGCCGCGGATCTGGGCCGGCGTCGGCATCGCGGTCGCGGTGGCGCTGGCGTTCGGGGCGGCGCTGACCTTCGGTCCCCGCGGGCTGACCTTCGAGGCCCAGGAGGCGATCGGCGGCACCCTGTCGATCGTCGCCGTCGCGTTCGTGACCTGGATGATCTTCTGGATGTCGACCGCGGCGCGCGGCCTCGGCACCGAGCTGCGCGGCCAGATCGACCGGGCGGCCGAGGGCGGACGCTGGTCGCTCGTGGTCGTGGCGATGCTGGCCGTGGGCCGCGAGGGGCTGGAGACGGCGCTCTTCCTGTGGGCCGCCACCCAGGCCGGCACCCGCGACACGGTCGGCACGGTGACGCCGACCTGGGAGCCGCTGGTCGGCGCGCTGCTCGGCATCCTGGTCGCCGTCGCGCTCGGCTACCTGATCTACCGCGGCGCGATCCGCCTCAACCTCACCGTGTTCTTCACCTGGACCGGCGCCTTCCTGATCCTGGTCGCCGGCGGCGTGCTCGCCTACGGCATCCACGACCTCCAGGAGGCCGGCATCCTCCCGGGCCTGCACACCCTGGCCTTCGACGTCTCCGACGCGATCCCGCCGTCGTCCTGGTACGGCACCCTCCTCAAGGGCGTCTTCAACTTCTCGCCCGCGACGACCTGGCTCGAGGCCGCCGCCTGGCTGTTGTACGTCGTCCCCGTGGGCGGGCTCTTCCTGTTCCGCACCCGCTTCGTCCGTCCCACCCGTCAGCTTCAGGAGCACTGA
- the efeO gene encoding iron uptake system protein EfeO: MRIKTLLASAAALAVVPMLSACTENASSGGGDAKADARALTVGSSADACELSATEAPAGTLSFDVTNTGSDVTEFYLLGSDGLRIVGEVENIGPNLTKKLTVNAPEGDYFTACKPGMVGEGIRAAFKVTHSEDEQAVSASDQELIDQAQTNYRAYVQDQSAQLLVKTKEFVQLYEGGKDDEARALYPVAREHWERIETVAESFGDLDPLTDAREADVDFAAGEKWTGWHRIEKDLWPQDAKGYTALTSAERTTYGDDLLANVTELDGRIQATGSDALTYPIDAIANGSIGLLEEVANGKITGEEEAWSHTDLWDFQANVDGARVAYEGVQGLLEGKDPELAKELTAKFAALQSVLDQYRDGDGFVLYTDLTPADTKKMTDAVNALSEPLSKLTAAVTS, encoded by the coding sequence ATGCGCATCAAGACCCTGCTCGCGTCGGCGGCCGCCCTGGCCGTCGTACCGATGCTCTCCGCCTGCACCGAGAACGCCTCCTCCGGCGGCGGTGACGCGAAGGCGGACGCCCGGGCGCTGACCGTGGGCTCCAGCGCCGATGCCTGCGAGCTGTCGGCGACGGAGGCTCCGGCCGGCACCTTGAGCTTCGACGTCACCAACACCGGCTCGGACGTCACCGAGTTCTACCTGCTCGGCAGCGACGGCCTGCGCATCGTGGGCGAGGTCGAGAACATCGGCCCGAACCTGACGAAGAAGCTCACCGTCAACGCGCCCGAGGGCGACTACTTCACGGCCTGCAAGCCGGGCATGGTCGGCGAGGGCATCCGGGCCGCGTTCAAGGTCACCCACTCGGAGGACGAGCAGGCGGTCAGTGCGTCCGACCAGGAGCTGATCGACCAGGCGCAGACCAACTACCGGGCCTACGTCCAGGACCAGTCCGCCCAGCTGCTGGTGAAGACCAAGGAGTTCGTCCAGCTCTACGAGGGCGGCAAGGACGACGAGGCCCGGGCGCTCTACCCCGTGGCGCGGGAGCACTGGGAGCGGATCGAGACCGTCGCCGAGTCGTTCGGCGACCTCGACCCGCTGACCGACGCCCGCGAGGCCGACGTCGACTTCGCCGCGGGCGAGAAGTGGACCGGCTGGCACCGGATCGAGAAGGACCTGTGGCCGCAGGACGCGAAGGGCTACACCGCCCTCACCAGCGCCGAGCGCACGACGTACGGCGACGACCTGCTCGCCAATGTCACCGAGCTCGACGGCCGGATCCAGGCCACCGGCTCCGACGCGCTGACCTACCCGATCGACGCGATCGCCAACGGCTCGATCGGCCTGCTCGAGGAGGTCGCGAACGGCAAGATCACCGGTGAGGAGGAGGCCTGGTCCCACACCGACCTGTGGGACTTCCAGGCCAACGTCGACGGCGCCCGGGTCGCCTACGAGGGCGTCCAGGGCCTGCTCGAGGGCAAGGACCCGGAGCTGGCGAAGGAGCTGACCGCGAAGTTCGCGGCGCTGCAGTCGGTGCTCGACCAGTACCGCGACGGCGACGGCTTCGTGCTCTACACCGACCTCACGCCGGCCGACACCAAGAAGATGACCGACGCGGTCAACGCGCTGTCCGAGCCGCTCTCGAAGCTCACCGCGGCGGTGACCTCCTGA